TTACTGTTACGTACACACCAAATGAACCAATCAGCAGAGATACCTAAAATCGAAACAACAGACGATGGTCTAAACTTCCGTCATTTTGACCGTGGTATGGTATACATGCGTCAGTTGACACTTGTGCAGCTCGTGGTTTCTTACCAATAATATACATAAACAGCAGGATCCTTTCATGGTTTCATCCAAGGAAATCTTGCCATCAATCTGGCTCTGAACATGTAATACGGAGTATGAAATTCTTCAGGAGCCAGGTGAAAGTGTGAAACACATATCTCGAACGGCCGCGTACATAAAGGTCGGTTTGGTGCCTCGGTTCGATGACGATCGAGATCTTTCTGTCTGGGATGATCAGGAAGCTCCCCATCTGGTGTGACATGCCGAACTGCCGACGTACGTAGATGCTTTAATATTGTTCAGCGACTCTCACCGGCTATCCGCTGTGTGCAGCGGTCgccagctccagcaaggatgcaAGACGTCGACGTACGTGGCACCGTCCACGCGCAGCTGACGGCGGCGCTCCGGCGCGCACGCTGCACGTCGGCAGTTTTCGCCCATTCCATCTCCGTTTGCTTTGCTTTCTGAAatattcagaaacagaggacggcGCTTGAAGTTTGAACCGTCAGATTGAGAACAAAACTCATATGCAGATAACTGTCGATGCAGCGATACGCTGCTGTTCCGAACTGTTCACACAACTTTGGGGTATGAACCCACGTAGCCGTATACCATCCGTGTACGTATTTGGAGAGTATTTGTGTGCTGTGCATTGGTCGCTTGGGGCGTGCCGGCGAGGGCTGGCCTTCTTCAGAGGGTGATGTTTTCGTTGGACTTCGAATTTGGAAGCTAGCTAGCAGCACACCTCAGCAGATATGCTGCGTAGCTTAACCTGCCGCCTCAAGCCTGCGAGATGCTCCTATATTAACGCGCAAGCGGAAGGTAGGCGGCCGGTCGACGACCCGCCCCAGACAATACCAAGAGAGGAAGGTAGCAGGCTGGGGCCGGCCTTCCGTGTGCGTCGCTCGGAAGGAGAGAGCAGACAGGAAGGAAGGAGAGACGACGCTAATGGAGAGGAACTTGGTCCGCGCCCGTTTCATCTTCTCCTTCCCCTGGGCTTCCTCGCTCCGGCTTGGCTGCATCCTGCTCTTGCTCCTCTCAGGTAGACCCCCAAACACACCGCGCTGATCCTTGTTTTGGTCTCGGTTTCACTTCTTAATTTCCAGTATGTGCAGTTGTGCATGCATTCATGGCAGCAACAAGCGTTTCTTTTGCAGCAGTCCCATAGTCTCCGTACACTAAAAAAGATTCCGTTAATAATCCTTTTTTTTGACCTGGCTTAATAATAATCCATTTATGTTTGATTAATTTCTCTCTCATTACAATCTGGAGATTCAGTGAACGGGCAACTTAGTGCAGACTATTCCTCGCCAGTAGTGTTCGAGTTTGTTTTGGTCTGAAATTGCTGCAAAAGCTGTACGTAATTTGTTAATTAAGAAGAAGTTTTaaccaagaaaagaaaagaaaattataACTGGACTACTCTCCCGGCATGATTTCACTCAAATGTTTCCATCCAACCAGTAGCCAAAGAAGCTTTGCTTCCTTCTCAATCATTTCAAAGATCATGAATGGCATCACATACTTCCTATGGCATGTTACATCAAGGTAACATTTATACAAGCCAGCTTAGAAACGACTTTCAGAGATACTTACCATGGTCGGCCTCCTCTAATGGATGATTACCATTGCCCCCCTTAAGCTTTATTCCTGCCTCCGCCCCTCTGTGCAATCATATCGAGCCACCAAGACTTGAGGGATTTTGTTGGCTGTTGATAAAGAGCAAGAGAGCATAGCCCATGCCGATCTTTTATGAGTAGAGATGGCAACGGGTCTGCTCGCAGGTGGGGAGTGTCTTCTCATCCTCATCTCCATTTAATAATCAGGGAGAAAATTTTCCCATCTCTATCCCCAACCGGGTTCGAGGAGGGGATCAGTTTTCCCGTTAAGAAGCTAAATTTAAATTATATTCTCAAAATTTTATGATCTTACATGTTTTACACATATACAAATATACAAATAAGCAACTTTACAATACGTACGtgataaaatacaaaaaaacagTATCATATATGCTAAAGTGTATTAAAATATACTACACTATACACAATATTACAACATGTTTtatataaaaatatgccaatttatatGTATATAAAGGTATAACGGGGGATAGCGGGAACCGGGTATGGGGAGACCTTTTAATCCCCATCCCCATTTTAGATAGTGGGGATCAAAATTCCCCAATACCCATTCCCTAATAGATGAATTCTTCATAGGTTTACGGGGAACGGGCCCATTGCCATCCCTATTTATGAGCCTCCAAAGACGAGTGGTGAAGCGATAATGAATGAGGGAAGTCCACCACCGACTTGTTGGTTCTTTTACAAAGTGAACAAATGCCATAATTGTATCAACCTCTCTCTTCAAAATGACCCGCTATCCAAATTCTATTTTGCACGTTCACACGAGCTTTGAACATTCACGCGAGAACAAAATTTTGCAAACTGGGGCGTCGACTATGAGGTCCTACATAGTACAGGTACTGTAAAACGGCTGTCCTGGTATTATTCAAAAAACGTGGAGCTGTAGCGACTGCTCTTGTGTATATCAGGTCGTTTTCTACGGATTAGCTTTGATTTCTTTCAGTCGGCAGTCCGACGTGTCCTTGACATGGAAGAAAATGAGTTTTCCACATCATCCTATGGAAATCAATAAAATTTTCCACATCATCCCGGTGACCCCCTGTTGAAACCATGCACATTTGATTTTGACACATATCGTGTATTTTGTTTTCTCTGGTTGTTGCGTGCATCACGAAATGCTACTATTCATGTACATTTTTGTCCGAGAACGACCTCTTGTCCGAAGCTATTTCCATAGAAAACAACATTTTCTGAGTCGACGCTAGATTAGAACCACTTGATCTAAACATTAAGATTTAAGTAAGTATAAGCTTACTATTCCCTCCGTCCTAGTTCGTAAGGCAAAGTTTTCAAATATCTTGGCACAAGGTGAATTCTCATTGGCTCTAAATTTCCACGTAAAAACGTTAACATCGGTGCTGCAATTAATTAGGAAATTAAAAAGAACTTTATTTTCTACCCTTTAATTGGTGGGATACGAAAGAAGAAGTCTTTTGCATGCAATAATGAATCAGTTTTACTCCCACATTAAATGCAAATGTGTCTAGGATGTGAAACATTTTGGGACAAATATTTTTTGGAACTTTGCCTTGCCGCTGACGGAGTACTATACTACGAGAGGATCTTTGATGAACAAAATAAGTATATACTGAAAAAGTTGttccccatatcatgtccttattACTGGATATTTTCTTTCCAATCATTGACCTTGAAAGAGGAACTTCACATTATAGTTGTTTCTTCTCCTGACACAGACGTACAACcgattttttttttagaaataCACGAAGCAAAACGGTGGTACAAGTCTACAGCTATTCATTCATTATTTTTATTTCGCCATCAGATTTTATAATTATTTTTACGCCTCGGCCCTTCTGAATTTGTTTATTTCACCTTGTGTATTCTCGCTCCGACGCTGACCTCAGCCAATGGTTTTGtatcggcggcgacggcgccactcaagttcggcatcaactACGGGCAGATAGCGAACAACCTCCCGCCCCCGACGAAGGTCTCCGGCATCCTCCAATCGCTCAACGTCAAGAGGGTCAAGCTCTATGATGCCGACCCGTCCGTCCTCAAGGCCTTCGCCGGCACGGGCGTCGAGTTCACCGTCAGCGGCGGGGACCTCGTCCACATGTCCGACGCCAGCAATGCCCGCACCTGGGTGGCGCAGAACGTGCAGCCCTTCCTCCCGGCCACCCGCATCACCAGCATCATCGTCGGCAACGAGGTGCTCTCCGGCGATGACACGGCCGCCATGCAGAGCCTCCTCCCCGCCATGCAGGCAGTCCACCAGGCGCTGGTGGACCTCGGCCTCGACGGCGAGGTGAACGTGTCGACGTCCCAGTCCGTCAACGTGCTCGCCAGCAGCTATCCGCCGTCGTCCGGCGTGTTCCGGGAGGACCTCGCGCAGTACATGGAGCCGCTGCTCGACTTCCACGCTCAGGTGGGATCGCCGTTCCTGATCAACGCGTACCCGTTCTTCGCCTACAAGGCGAGCCCGTCGACCGTGTCGCTACCGTACGTGCTGTTCGAGCCCAACCCCGGCGTGCGCGACCCTGGCACGAACCTCACCTACGACAACATGCTCTATGCCCAGATCGACGCCGTGTACGCGGCCATGGAGGCAATGGGGCACACCGACGTCTCCGTGAGGATCTCCGAGACCGGGTGGCCGTCCAGCGGGGACGCCGACGAGGTGGGTGCCACCGTGCAGAACGCCGCCGCGTACAACCGGAACTTGATGAAGAGAGTCGCGGCGGGGCAGGGAACGCCGCGAAGGCCAGACGTCCCCGTCGACGTGCTCGTGTTCGCGCTCTTCAACGAGAACATGAAGGCCGGCCAGGCGTCCGAGAGGAACTACGGGCTGTTCTACCCCAACGGCACTTCGGTGTACGATCTCGGGCTCAACGACGGTGGGTCGCCCGGCACATCACCGACGACGTCGGGGTTTTACTCTTCTTCCAAGCCGATGGTAAGATATTTCTGAATCTTCTGCCTGCTGTATGCATATTTCACATGTTACAGGACTTCTAATTTTCTAAATAACGTTTAAGCAGACTGTTAAAAAAACAAAGCCTCTCTGTTTTCTCAACTAAGCAAATGTCTGACTGAAACTTGGCAAAACTAGCACTATATAAGATCGAAGCAAAAATGCAGCTACATTGAAATCTTAATACATCACCGTCTGACCATGGCTGATGGCTCTGTCGCTGTAAACTTACCACTCTTTCACGTTTGTTCACTCTTGCAGATATCGTTCCCGGTGGGGGTGGTTGTCCTACTTGCAGCATTTTTCTTGTAATAATCACCGTCCACAAGTATATATATTGCACGAACGCTCACCCACGATTGAGATTGTTTACTAACTGATAGCTCAGTTTGTGCCTACATAGGCACATGAGATCAGCCTATACATTATTCTGACATTGACATTGGAGCTAGTTATCTTGATTTCTACAATATTACTAATTA
This Lolium perenne isolate Kyuss_39 chromosome 1, Kyuss_2.0, whole genome shotgun sequence DNA region includes the following protein-coding sequences:
- the LOC127323311 gene encoding glucan endo-1,3-beta-glucosidase 14 — protein: MERNLVRARFIFSFPWASSLRLGCILLLLLSANGFVSAATAPLKFGINYGQIANNLPPPTKVSGILQSLNVKRVKLYDADPSVLKAFAGTGVEFTVSGGDLVHMSDASNARTWVAQNVQPFLPATRITSIIVGNEVLSGDDTAAMQSLLPAMQAVHQALVDLGLDGEVNVSTSQSVNVLASSYPPSSGVFREDLAQYMEPLLDFHAQVGSPFLINAYPFFAYKASPSTVSLPYVLFEPNPGVRDPGTNLTYDNMLYAQIDAVYAAMEAMGHTDVSVRISETGWPSSGDADEVGATVQNAAAYNRNLMKRVAAGQGTPRRPDVPVDVLVFALFNENMKAGQASERNYGLFYPNGTSVYDLGLNDGGSPGTSPTTSGFYSSSKPMISFPVGVVVLLAAFFL